In Lacibacter sp. H375, one DNA window encodes the following:
- a CDS encoding FAD:protein FMN transferase — protein sequence MRLILLLFIVVFGSHRTVEWKRFAIAGTAQGTTYSIIYYNNDSVVTKALIDLELMKLDSSLSLYKPYSHINQFNNSVKGIRLDKHLLQVVEKSIATYNETNGLFDITVQPLVHAWGFGVTKTTTVPDEATIKTILPCVNTKLLQLKGSKLSKAKPCVKIDLNGIAQGYSVDMLAALLEKYGVKNYVVELGGEIRVKGRKQPSGEKMKIGIESPNEDAFENHPLQKVIELDAGAITTSGSYRKYYESKGQKITHLINPKTGYPQKNELISVTVFAKNAITADAFDNALMLMGLTQALEFVERRKDLAAYFVYKNADGNIADTASSAFLKLMMKCEK from the coding sequence ATGCGGTTGATTCTTCTTTTGTTTATTGTGGTCTTTGGTTCGCATCGTACTGTTGAATGGAAACGCTTTGCCATTGCGGGTACTGCACAAGGCACTACTTATTCCATTATTTATTATAACAACGATAGTGTGGTAACCAAAGCACTGATCGACCTGGAGTTAATGAAACTTGACAGTTCACTTTCATTGTATAAACCTTATTCACACATCAATCAATTCAACAATTCTGTAAAGGGAATTCGCCTTGACAAGCATCTGTTGCAGGTTGTTGAAAAATCAATTGCTACTTATAACGAAACAAACGGTTTGTTTGACATTACGGTGCAGCCATTGGTTCATGCCTGGGGTTTTGGTGTTACAAAAACAACTACAGTTCCTGATGAGGCAACGATTAAAACCATTCTTCCCTGCGTTAATACAAAGTTGTTGCAGTTGAAAGGAAGCAAGTTGAGTAAGGCTAAGCCTTGTGTGAAAATAGACCTCAACGGAATTGCACAAGGTTATTCAGTGGATATGTTGGCTGCATTGCTGGAAAAATATGGAGTGAAAAATTATGTTGTTGAGTTGGGTGGAGAAATAAGAGTGAAAGGAAGGAAACAACCTTCAGGTGAAAAAATGAAGATTGGTATTGAGTCTCCCAATGAAGATGCGTTTGAAAATCATCCCTTGCAAAAAGTCATTGAACTGGATGCAGGCGCTATCACCACTTCGGGGAGTTACCGCAAGTATTATGAAAGTAAAGGACAAAAGATCACCCACCTCATTAACCCCAAAACAGGATATCCGCAAAAGAATGAACTCATTAGTGTAACGGTGTTTGCAAAAAACGCAATAACAGCCGATGCTTTTGATAATGCACTTATGCTGATGGGTTTAACACAAGCCTTAGAATTTGTTGAGAGGCGGAAAGACCTTGCCGCATATTTTGTTTATAAGAATGCCGATGGAAATATTGCAGATACTGCAAGTTCTGCTTTTTTAAAACTGATGATGAAATGTGAAAAGTAA